The Ooceraea biroi isolate clonal line C1 chromosome 1, Obir_v5.4, whole genome shotgun sequence genome has a window encoding:
- the LOC105279341 gene encoding NADPH oxidase 5 → MEENCISCMEEECLIEKRRAIILKECREILQEEGSGRYNKETFRRLFQDQLLLGKLFILFDQDRDELLKQDEWIEFLKKRLTNEKQNDFIDQIESVAYVLCGENPVNLFSFQQIFYTKGIVDKLFRLIDQENTGCILSTQIMEFISGVSTTRPPAGFDKGNLEWLEMIFKQTVGNEKEIRREEFKKIVTSKNPFFTERIFQIFDKDNSGTISLQEFLDAIHQFAGKSLDDKIRFLFKVYDIDGDGLIQLRELEHVMRACMEENGMKFSDEQIEDLTIALFEDADQGNRGAITFEALKRQLEKHDGLLENLSTSIDRWLVPPQPKPKRKSTWGIFSSLRPYQLTKPYMKNNYVYITFISIFILINVALFVSRLYEYRHHSGYVMLARACGQCLNFDCTFILILMLRQCITFLRTHGFNSVVPLDHHIYLHKITGILIGFFSIIHIMMHLIFCGTVIIKDEEMNSGNYTMSEWLLTSRPGYFGLVAGGAYPTGVILLIILVIMTVCSMPFVRRGGCFEVFYWSHLLYIPFWILMIFHGPNYWKWFVGPGIIYLVERIRRLMWLRSQRGKTYISSGLLLPSKVTHLVIKRPPHFHFHPGDYVFVNIPVIARYEWHPFTISSAPEQEDYIWLHIRAVGEWTNSLYSYFEKEQIKLHRGDILPVEGCDVTSAPRKKSFLNGKKPPLIVRQKLSTESLPHAHALDNPTFVSDLAKTMSPLNTPVSNQSAFLKTPENTSELNKGLTDVSARRDRRLHQLLLGSKTPLEKSRSMPDMQTKSKKKERLRALRDYTRSESERSFDECQMKRARLKSLGLAYLSPQNKSLAQSFRYMRTKPTIIAFKTPSLETCDYELGASPKSVSNINAGGNEMTSTTPVAIQIAAEEGRLKRKSSSDVVDSSESLNFNNSGGSPHPSVNYPVGKPLEIFLDGPYGAPSSHIFRAQHAVLIGTGIGVTPFASILQSIMHRYWKARHTCPKCTFSWASEIPPTVMNLRKVDFFWINHDQRSFEWFVNLLSQLEMEQAELGITMERFLEMHMYITSALQKDDMKAVGLQLALDLLHEKEKRDLITGLKTRTNAGRPNWDKVFKQLQDKKKGKITVFYCGPPQLARILRYKCDQFGFCFRKESF, encoded by the exons ATGGAGGAAAACTGCATCAGCTGCATGGAGGAGGAATGCCTGATCGAGAAGAGGAGAGCGATTATCCTGAAGGAGTGCAGAGAGATCTTGCAGGAGGAGGGATCCGGGCGCTACAATAAGGAGACTTTTCGGAGGCTCTTTCAAGATCAG CTGCTTCTTGGGAAGCTGTTTATACTATTTGATCAAGATCGCGACGAGTTACTGAAGCAAGATGAATGGATCGAATTCCTCAAGAAGAGGCTGAC AAACGAGAAGCAAAATGATTTCATCGATCAGATCGAAAGCGTGGCGTATGTGCTGTGCGGGGAGAATCCCGTGAATCTCTTCAGTTTCCAGCAGATTTTTTATACTAAAGGA ATCGTTGACAAATTGTTCCGCTTGATCGATCAAGAGAATACAGGATGCATATTGTCAACTCAGATCATGGAGTTCATATCCGGTGTGAGTACTACGAG GCCACCTGCTGGTTTCGACAAAGGCAATCTCGAATGGCTGGAGATGATATTCAAGCAAACCGTTGGAAATGAGAAGGAGATACGCCGCGAGGAATTCAAGAAGATCGTCACTTCGAAGAAC cCATTCTTCACTGAGAGAATCTTCCAGATATTCGACAAAGACAATTCCGGCACGATATCGCTTCAGGAATTTCTGGACGCCATACATCAGTTTGCTGGAAAATCTCTGGATGACAAGATTCGATTTCTCTTTAAAGTTTACGATATCGATG GCGATGGATTAATACAACTACGCGAGCTGGAACACGTAATGAGAGCATGCATGGAAGAAAATGGAATGAAGTTCAGCGATGAGCAAATTGAGGATCTAACAATCGCGCTCTTTGAGGATGCCGATCAAGGTAACAGAGGAGCAATTACCTTCGAAGCTCTAAAAAGGCAATTGGAGAAGCACGATGGTCTCTTGGAAAATCTCTCGACCAG CATAGATCGATGGCTGGTACCACCGCAACCGAAACCAAAACGAAAGTCTACTTGGGGTATATTCTCGTCTCTCCGTCCTTATCAACTCACGAAACCGTACATGAAGAACAATTACGTTTACATCacttttatttcgatatttatccTCATCAACGTGGCCCTTTTCGTTTCTCGTCTTTACGAATACCGACATCACAGCGGCTATGTGATGCTCGCGCGTGCGTGtg GACAATGTCTGAACTTCGATTGCACGTTTATTCTGATCCTGATGCTGCGCCAGTGTATTACGTTTTTGCGAACACACGGCTTCAACTCCGTCGTGCCCCTGGATCATCACATATATCTTCATAAAATCACAGGAATATTGATCGGCTTTTTCAGCATTATTCACATCATGATGCATCTCATTTTTTGCg GTACGGTGATAATAAAAGACGAGGAGATGAACAGCGGGAATTACACGATGTCCGAGTGGCTGTTGACAAGTCGACCCGGATATTTTGGTTTGGTAGCAGGCGGTGCTTATCCGACCGGAGTAATTCTACTAATTATACTCGTCATCATGACTGTCTGTTCCATGCCGTTCGTACGCCGCGGCGGTTGTTTTGAG gTGTTTTACTGGTCTCACCTGCTGTACATACCGTTTTGGATCCTGATGATCTTCCACGGCCCGAATTACTGGAAGTGGTTCGTCGGTCCAGGTATCATATATTTGGTGGAAAGGATCCGTCGGCTGATGTGGTTACGCTCGCAGCGCGGAAAAACGTACATAAGTTCCGGTCTCCTGTTACCTTCGAAAGTGACTCACTTAGTCATCAAGAGACCACCCCATTTCCATTTTCATCCCGGTGATTATGTGTTCGTTAATATCCCAGTGATTGCGAGATACGAGTGGCATCCTTTCACCATTAGCAGCGCTCCGGAACAGGAAG atTATATATGGTTGCACATCCGCGCAGTCGGCGAATGGACCAACAGTTTGTACTCGTACtttgaaaaagaacaaatCAAACTTCACCGCGGCGATATTTTACCTGTTGAAGGCTGCGATGTCACGAGCGCTCCCCGAAAAAAATC ATTCCTTAATGGCAAGAAACCACCCCTCATCGTGAGACAGAAGCTATCGACGGAATCCCTGCCTCATGCTCATGCACTTGACAATCCTACGTTCGTGTCTGATTTGGCTAAGACCATGTCACCATTGAATACACCCGTTAGCAATCAATCGGCATTTCTAAAAACTCCAGAAA ACACGTCAGAATTAAATAAGGGATTAACAGATGTGTCTGCGAGGAGAGACAGGAGACTCCATCAATTATTGCTCGGTAGCAAAACGCCACTTGAGAAATCACGCTCGATGCCCGACATGCAGACGAAAAGCAAGAAGAAGGAGCGACTCAGGGC GCTCCGGGATTACACGAGATCCGAATCGGAGAGAAGTTTCGACGAATGTCAGATGAAACGCGCACGACTGAAGTCACTGGGCCTAGCATATCTAAGTCCGCAGAATAAATCATTAGCTCAGAGTTTCCGGTACATGCGGACGAAGCCGACCATCATCGCTTTTAAAACACCCAGCCTCGAAACGTGTGACTATGAACTCGGTGCATCGCCGAAGTCCG tGTCAAATATAAACGCGGGAGGAAACGAGATGACGTCAACCACACCAGTAGCCATACAAATCGCCGCGGAGGAAGGtagattaaaaagaaaatcctCCAGTGATGTGGTAGACAGTTCGGAGAGCCTAAACTTCAATAACTCTGGCGGTTCTCCACATCCGTCAGTGAATTACCCCGTAGGAAAACCATTGgag ATCTTCTTGGACGGTCCTTACGGAGCACCATCGAGTCACATCTTCCGAGCGCAGCATGCTGTTCTGATCGGTACCGGAATCGGAGTCACACCTTTCGCCTCTATACTGCAGTCAATTATGCATCGATACTGGAAAGCGAGGCACACCTGCCCGAAGTGTACGTTCTCCTGGGCCAGCGAAATCCCGCCCACCGTAATGAATTTGCGAAAG GTGGACTTCTTTTGGATCAACCACGATCAACGTTCGTTCGAGTGGTTCGTCAACCTGCTGTCGCAACTCGAGATGGAACAGGCTGAGTTAGGCATCACTATGGAACGTTTTCTAGAGATGCACATGTACATCACAAGCGCGTTACAGAAGGACGACATGAAGGCGGTTGGCTTGCAATTAGCGCTCGATCTTCTGCATGAGAAG GAGAAGCGAGATCTCATCACAGGATTGAAGACGAGGACGAATGCCGGTCGTCCCAACTGGGATAAAGTATTCAAACAGCTTCAGGacaagaagaaaggaaaaattacGGTCTTCTATTGCGGGCCGCCGCAACTTGCCAGAATTCTTCGATACAAATGCGATCAATTTGGATTCTGCTTTAGGAAggaatctttttaa
- the LOC105279340 gene encoding diacylglycerol kinase epsilon — MWDESLNTIVLPTLSTMIFFVFTFNFLRYLMGNSHIQIRDVTKEHNWKTITGTTKAYYCSICESLLLNLDGFFCDSCGVCADRGCIKLADKTLKCKAITLSSDQLMKHHWIKGNLPLVATCYVCEEDCDVEPGLADWWCCWCQRCVHEACKPALSEICDFGKFKLMIIPPGSLEVINRRSTVRRRLHLRSIIPPNWSNWNPIIVVGNGKSGNNDGGQILSLFRKVLNPAQIVDLAERDPVTALEWCRLLEKTPSTILVAGGDGTIAWLLNTINKLELEPVPSVAIIPLGTGNDLSRVLGWGKQHDAHLDPLEVLWKVQAAERIKLDRWSVTIKPYGLGFRGSNRNLFMYNYISVGVDARVTLNFHRIRESPFYLFSHRIFNKLLYLGYGTQQVVERECKDLDKSLEVYLDGKKAELPSIESVVILNIPSWAAGVDLWKMGMEDDPISVQSINDGKLEVVALYCSFHMAELQLGLSKPYRIGQANTVKIKLLRSCAMQVDGEPWYQQPCEFNITYCNQATMLMSKLEVEA; from the exons ATGTGGGACGAGAGCCTAAACACCATTGTCCTACCTACGTTGTCTACCATGATCTTCTTCGTGTTCACGTTCAATTTCCTTCGCTACCTTATGGGCAATTCCCATATTCAGATTAGAGATGTCACAAAGGAACATAACTGGAAAACAATCACTGGGACCACCAAG GCGTATTACTGTAGCATTTGCGAGTCTCTGTTGTTGAATCTCGATGGTTTTTTCTGTGATTCGTGTGGCGTGTGTGCCGACCGAGGCTGCATAAAGCTTGCTGACAAAACGCTCAAATGCAAGGCTATAACTCTCAGCAGCGATCAGCTGATGAAGCACCATTGGATCAAAG GTAATCTGCCACTCGTTGCGACATGCTATGTTTGCGAAGAAGACTGCGACGTTGAACCTGGCCTTGCAGACTGGTGGTGTTGCTGGTGCCAGAGATGTGTTCACGAAGCATGCAAGCCTGCACTCTCCGAA ATATGCGACTTTGGAAAGTTCAAGTTGATGATTATCCCGCCAGGCAGTCTAGAAGTGATAAATCGTCGCAGCACAGTGAGGCGCAGATTGCACCTTCGTTCTATTATACCACCAAACTGGTCGAATTGGAATCCGATCATCGTTGTTG GTAACGGAAAGTCCGGGAATAATGACGGCGGGCAGATATTATCTCTGTTCAGGAAGGTACTGAATCCCGCGCAAATCGTGGACCTGGCAGAACGTGATCCAGTGACTGCCTTAGAATGGTGTCGCCTGCTAGAAAAGACTCCGTCCACCATACTTGTCGCTGGCGGCGACGGCACCATCGCCTGGTTGTTGAACACCATCAACAAACTCGAGCTGGAG CCGGTCCCGTCTGTAGCAATAATTCCTTTGGGGACAGGCAACGATCTGTCCAGGGTGTTAGGATGGGGAAAGCAGCACGACGCGCATCTCGATCCCCTGGAGGTTCTGTGGAAGGTGCAGGCGGCGGAGAGAATAAAACTTGACAG GTGGTCCGTGACGATAAAGCCGTACGGCCTGGGATTCAGGGGCTCGAATCGCAACCTGTTCATGTACAACTACATAAGCGTGGGTGTGGACGCACGAGTAACGCTGAACTTTCATCGCATAAGGGAAAGTCCGTTTTATTTGTTCAGTCATAGGATATTCAACAAG CTGTTGTACTTGGGTTACGGCACGCAACAAGTTGTGGAACGAGAATGCAAGGATCTCGACAAAAGTCTAGAAGTCTATCTAGACGGCAAGAAAGCGGAATTACCTTCGATCGAGAGCGTAGTGATACTTAACATTCCGTCTTGGGCCGCTGGCGTTGATCTATGGAAAATGGGAATGGAAG ATGATCCAATATCGGTACAAAGTATCAACGACGGTAAGCTGGAGGTAGTGGCTCTTTACTGTTCATTCCACATGGCTGAGTTGCAACTAGGCCTGTCGAAGCCGTATCGGATCGGTCAAGCGAATACCGTAAAA ataaaattattgcgaTCATGTGCTATGCAAGTAGACGGCGAGCCTTGGTATCAGCAACCGTGCGAGTTTAACATAACGTATTGCAATCAGGCAACCATGTTGATGAGTAAGCTCGAAGTTGAAGCTTGA